From the genome of Campylobacter concisus, one region includes:
- a CDS encoding cupin domain-containing protein, with the protein MSKIYNLNADTKVVAKSVVSKRIFDCENAHVDVFAFDTGEELDHEMLFCDSLSWVVEGGASLYYGEKQMHIGNEQACLIEKKVWRKLVFNEPTKYISIDFKEDLMIDHLPKAAIFSLVDAVEYEKGKIVSKTLVKNENGSMSLLSFDTDQELSTHAAPGDALLIALDGEMKLTIGDEHFDIKKGDTIVLPGKIPHGLKIKDKFKMLLIVTKDKM; encoded by the coding sequence ATGAGTAAAATTTACAATCTAAACGCCGACACGAAAGTTGTCGCGAAAAGCGTCGTTAGCAAGAGAATTTTTGATTGCGAGAACGCTCATGTCGATGTATTTGCATTTGATACGGGCGAGGAGCTAGATCATGAGATGCTGTTTTGCGACAGCCTTTCATGGGTTGTGGAGGGCGGTGCTAGCCTATACTACGGTGAAAAGCAGATGCATATAGGCAATGAGCAAGCTTGCCTGATAGAGAAAAAAGTGTGGCGCAAGCTGGTTTTTAACGAACCAACGAAATATATTTCAATTGATTTTAAGGAGGATTTAATGATAGATCATTTACCTAAGGCAGCTATTTTTAGCTTAGTTGATGCAGTCGAATACGAAAAAGGCAAAATCGTGAGCAAAACGCTTGTAAAGAATGAAAACGGCTCAATGTCATTACTTAGTTTTGACACAGACCAAGAGCTCTCAACTCACGCAGCACCAGGTGATGCACTACTTATCGCACTTGATGGCGAGATGAAGCTAACTATTGGTGATGAACATTTTGATATCAAAAAAGGCGATACCATCGTGCTTCCAGGCAAAATACCACACGGATTAAAGATTAAAGATAAATTTAAAATGCTCTTAATCGTCACTAAAGACAAAATGTAA
- the guaA gene encoding glutamine-hydrolyzing GMP synthase, which translates to MNNTIIVLDFGSQYTQLIARRLREEGVYTEILPFNAKLSEIKAKEPKGIILSGGPASVYAKDAYFCDSGVFELNIPILGVCYGMQLLAHTHGAEVLAADQKEYGKAELNVIKEHELFKDTPSKQIVWMSHSDYVKDLPEGFEVIAISENSPYCAFGDDKRKFYAIQFHAEVQHSEYGTQILKNFAKYICGCESTWNMGSFAKNKIEEIRKIVGTHKVLCAVSGGVDSSVTAALLAAAVPENLILVFVDNGLLRTNEREQVEATFRTKLGVELVSIDASETFLGRLAGVVDPEKKRKIIGETFIEIFEQEAKKHGDVKFLAQGTLYTDIIESSVVGSSKTIKSHHNVGGLPDWMTFELIEPLREIFKDEVRKLGLELGLSRDLVFRHPFPGPGLAIRIMGEVNKPSLELLRKADVILRDELKSTGWYNKTWQAFCVLLNVNSVGVMGDNRTYENAVCVRVVDASDGMTASFSRLPYDLLENVSRRIINEVNGINRVVYDISSKPPATIEWE; encoded by the coding sequence TTTAAGTGGCGGTCCAGCTAGTGTTTATGCTAAAGATGCTTATTTTTGTGATAGTGGTGTCTTTGAGCTAAACATCCCTATACTTGGCGTTTGCTACGGCATGCAACTACTTGCTCACACGCATGGGGCTGAGGTTTTAGCGGCTGATCAAAAAGAGTATGGCAAAGCAGAGCTTAATGTTATTAAAGAGCATGAGCTATTTAAAGATACACCTTCAAAACAAATCGTATGGATGAGTCATAGTGACTATGTAAAGGACTTGCCAGAGGGCTTTGAAGTGATCGCTATTAGTGAGAATTCACCTTATTGCGCTTTTGGCGATGATAAACGTAAATTTTATGCGATACAGTTCCACGCAGAGGTGCAACACAGCGAATACGGCACGCAAATTCTAAAGAATTTCGCTAAATATATCTGCGGTTGCGAGAGCACATGGAACATGGGAAGCTTCGCTAAAAATAAGATAGAAGAGATAAGAAAAATAGTAGGCACCCACAAGGTGCTTTGCGCAGTTAGCGGTGGCGTGGATAGCTCTGTGACTGCGGCACTTTTAGCGGCTGCTGTGCCTGAAAATTTGATCCTTGTCTTTGTTGATAACGGACTTCTTAGAACAAACGAAAGAGAGCAAGTTGAAGCTACATTTAGAACAAAGCTTGGTGTTGAGCTAGTTAGCATAGATGCGAGCGAGACCTTCCTTGGCCGCTTAGCTGGTGTGGTTGATCCTGAGAAAAAGCGCAAGATCATAGGTGAGACCTTTATAGAAATTTTTGAGCAAGAGGCTAAGAAGCATGGCGACGTGAAATTCCTAGCTCAAGGCACTCTTTATACTGATATTATCGAAAGCTCCGTAGTTGGCTCAAGCAAGACGATAAAGAGCCACCACAATGTTGGAGGCTTGCCTGACTGGATGACATTTGAGCTAATAGAGCCGCTAAGAGAAATTTTTAAAGACGAGGTTAGAAAGCTTGGTCTTGAGCTTGGACTAAGCCGTGATTTAGTATTCCGCCATCCTTTCCCAGGACCAGGCCTTGCTATCCGCATCATGGGTGAAGTAAATAAACCAAGCCTAGAGTTACTTCGAAAAGCTGACGTAATCTTGAGAGATGAGCTAAAGAGCACTGGCTGGTACAACAAAACTTGGCAGGCATTCTGCGTACTTTTAAATGTAAATTCTGTCGGCGTAATGGGTGATAACCGTACTTATGAAAATGCTGTTTGTGTGCGTGTGGTCGATGCGAGCGATGGCATGACTGCTAGCTTCTCACGCCTGCCGTACGATTTGCTAGAAAACGTCTCTCGCCGCATCATAAACGAGGTAAATGGCATAAACCGCGTAGTTTACGACATCTCAAGCAAGCCACCTGCAACGATAGAGTGGGAGTGA
- a CDS encoding DNA/RNA helicase domain-containing protein, translating to MKSTNIDSLIQIFDSKNKDLCRSLFKLVDGSFSFKQNKGMSDSEVESICSFFMEISSHLSHMQKEGYFISTLIETGIREEFDILRFSDKSVLNIEVKREPPKNGISAIKDQLIRHNCLLRLLNKDIVICAYIAKTKQIYLLEDNELKDIDFLDLSKMIPEDYVIKNELLSIDQSSLIISPYSQPQEFKNHKYFLTSEQNQRKNDILKTDYKKICLAGGPGTGKSLLLMDLAREYILKGNKVLIVFCALIPEYESLSNELGITIVPIKGIIIDNLKPYDVILIDEAQRLYENQFKQLINLSNKMIVFSTDHQQTLHRSEKTLNVEEKLKDRSDVLHIRLKNKIRTNIFMASFISKFLNTKTSKAEPYDYDKVQVVYFSNKNDAMLYIKEKYSMEHYVSIELTEYTTKSFGSLKREKVYTNSRSTHSVIGREYENVLVVLDKHFKYSEEGKLVSTYNEYYPYDEHSCIFEALTRVKSNLLLVVIDNPELFIQIQKILSWKNDKLYSD from the coding sequence ATGAAAAGCACCAATATAGATTCTTTAATTCAAATATTTGACTCAAAAAATAAAGATCTATGTAGGTCGCTTTTTAAATTAGTAGACGGTAGTTTTTCATTTAAACAAAATAAAGGTATGTCTGATAGTGAAGTAGAGAGCATATGTTCGTTTTTCATGGAAATAAGTTCACATTTATCTCATATGCAAAAGGAAGGTTATTTTATATCTACTTTAATCGAAACTGGTATAAGGGAAGAATTTGATATTCTCAGATTTAGCGATAAATCTGTTTTGAATATAGAAGTTAAGCGTGAGCCACCAAAAAATGGTATATCTGCGATTAAAGATCAATTAATTAGGCATAATTGTTTACTTAGATTATTAAACAAAGATATTGTTATATGTGCGTATATAGCAAAAACAAAACAGATTTATTTGTTAGAAGATAATGAATTAAAAGATATTGATTTTTTAGATTTATCCAAAATGATTCCAGAGGATTATGTAATTAAAAATGAATTACTGTCTATAGATCAGTCATCTCTTATAATCTCTCCATACTCACAGCCTCAAGAATTTAAGAACCATAAATATTTTTTAACAAGCGAACAAAATCAAAGAAAAAACGACATACTCAAAACTGATTATAAAAAAATTTGTCTTGCTGGAGGACCTGGAACTGGAAAATCTCTATTATTGATGGATTTGGCAAGAGAGTATATTTTAAAGGGAAATAAAGTTTTAATCGTATTTTGTGCATTAATTCCAGAGTATGAATCATTGTCCAATGAATTAGGTATAACAATTGTACCGATAAAAGGAATTATTATAGACAATCTAAAACCTTATGACGTTATACTAATAGATGAGGCACAAAGACTATATGAAAATCAGTTTAAGCAGCTAATAAACCTTAGTAATAAGATGATTGTATTTTCAACAGATCATCAACAAACACTCCATAGATCAGAAAAAACATTGAATGTAGAAGAAAAACTAAAAGATAGAAGTGATGTTTTGCATATAAGACTAAAGAACAAAATAAGAACAAATATTTTTATGGCCTCTTTTATATCTAAATTTCTAAATACTAAAACTAGTAAAGCTGAACCATACGATTACGATAAAGTTCAAGTTGTATATTTTTCTAATAAAAACGATGCAATGTTATATATTAAAGAAAAATACTCAATGGAACATTATGTTTCAATTGAATTAACAGAATATACTACAAAGTCATTTGGGTCCTTAAAGAGAGAAAAAGTCTATACAAATTCAAGATCTACGCATAGTGTTATTGGAAGAGAATATGAAAATGTACTTGTAGTTTTAGATAAGCATTTTAAATATTCGGAAGAAGGAAAGCTGGTATCTACATATAATGAATATTACCCTTACGACGAACATAGTTGTATTTTTGAGGCACTAACTAGAGTGAAAAGTAATTTATTGTTAGTCGTAATCGATAATCCTGAGTTATTTATTCAAATACAGAAAATATTGTCTTGGAAAAATGATAAACTTTATTCTGATTAG